The sequence TCCCATTACAAGGTTTTTAAATGCATCCATGGTACCTGAACCTGCTTCTCTAACGATGACATGAACCTGTACATCCTGACCTCCCAACTGTTTCCAGTTGGTGATCTTTCCACTGAAGATGTCCCTGACCTGTTCCTTTGTCAGGCTAGTTACGTTGTTGGCGTTGTTCACTGCAACAACTATACCATCTTCTCCCAGTGTGTAACTGTTTAATTGAGTTTTTTCATCAGATTTAAGTTCCTCAGAACTCATCCCTATCTGCACTATTCCCTGTTCAGTGGTCCTTATTCCAAGACCTGAACCTCCACCCTGAACATTTATACGAACGTTTGGGTGTTCCTTCATGTATGCCTGTGCTAATTTTTCTACAACCGGTTGAACAGATGTTGAACCTGCAATTTGTAGGGTTTCGTAGTGAGTTTTTGGTGTAAACATCATATAAGCGCTGCCTATAACGAGAACAGCTACTATAAGAATTATGTATTTCGAGTCCATATCATCACCTTATAAATACTCTCTTACATCAGAGTATTTAAAAATATGGTGATGAAACTCGGAACATCTACCTTAAACTTTTAGAGTTATTTAATTGCATCTCCTTCTATCTTCAATAAACTTTTATCTTCAATAAAAATAAAAGGTTTGAGTGGTTTAAACCAACTCAATACTATCCT is a genomic window of Methanobacterium congolense containing:
- a CDS encoding phosphate ABC transporter substrate-binding protein translates to MDSKYIILIVAVLVIGSAYMMFTPKTHYETLQIAGSTSVQPVVEKLAQAYMKEHPNVRINVQGGGSGLGIRTTEQGIVQIGMSSEELKSDEKTQLNSYTLGEDGIVVAVNNANNVTSLTKEQVRDIFSGKITNWKQLGGQDVQVHVIVREAGSGTMDAFKNLVMGTTKVREDAIVQSSTEAVKQAVKQDPGAIGFVSMAHMSSDVKALKIDGVSPSDETVSNGSYELQRPFLLLFKGQPTGVAKEFLEWVKGPEAQAIIKEEKVVPVSNSTG